The genomic window GTCATCGTCAGCGCCTACTACGGCGGACGCAGCGTCGCACAGACCGCGGACGAGCTCGGCATCCCGACGGGCACCGTCAAATCGCGACTGCATTACGCGGTGCGGGCGTTGCGGCTCGCGCTGCAGGAAAGGGGGGTGACCCGATGAACGACGATCACGAACGTCTGTCGATGTCGGACGGCGCCTACGTGCTCGGAGCGCTGTGCGCCTCCGACCGCGCCGAATTCGAAGCGCACCTGGCGGTGTGCGCCATCTGTCGCGCCTCCGTCGCAGAATTGGCTCCGACCGCGGGACTCCTCTCGCGACTGTCGCCCGAACGCGCCCGAGCGCTCAGCGCGACGACCGGCCCCATCCCGCTGGCCTCGCCCGATCCGTCTCTGCGCGGACGCGTGGTCGAGGTCGCGCGGCGTCGCCGGAAGCGGCGCATCACCGCGTGGACGCTCGCGGCATCCATCGCCCTGGTGACGGTCGCGGTGCCGAGCGTGTTCGCCGTGAACAGTGCGATGCAGCAGTCGGCGGGGACCGTCTACGCCCTCGACGATGTCGCCGGTGCACCCCTCGAGGCCTCGGTGAAGCTCACCTCCGCGCCGTGGGGGACCCGCATCGACCTCGTGTGCCAGTACACCGGTCAGGTGCTCGACGCCCCGCCCGGGGGCTGGCCCTACGCTCTCGCCATCACCGACGACTCGGGAACGACGAGCGTGCTCTCGACCTGGCGCGCCGACCCGGGCTCGACCACCGAACTGAGCGCGGGGACCGACCTCTCGGCCTCGAACATCGGCGCGGTCGAGATCCGCTCCCTCGACGGCGACACGGTCGTGATGCGGCGCGAGTTCGACTGACGGTCGCGTCCGCGCTCCGTCGCCGCACGCTCTAGCATCGACGCATGCCTCGACTCGTCGCCGTCTGCGTCGTCCACAGCCTGCGCCCGGATTCCGGGTCGATCGGGGTGACGGCGATCGACAAGCGTCCGCTCGAGGGAAAGGTCCGCGTCGGCAAGCTCGGCGTCCGCTCCGACGTGCAGGCGAGCCGCAAA from Microbacterium testaceum includes these protein-coding regions:
- a CDS encoding anti-sigma factor family protein codes for the protein MNDDHERLSMSDGAYVLGALCASDRAEFEAHLAVCAICRASVAELAPTAGLLSRLSPERARALSATTGPIPLASPDPSLRGRVVEVARRRRKRRITAWTLAASIALVTVAVPSVFAVNSAMQQSAGTVYALDDVAGAPLEASVKLTSAPWGTRIDLVCQYTGQVLDAPPGGWPYALAITDDSGTTSVLSTWRADPGSTTELSAGTDLSASNIGAVEIRSLDGDTVVMRREFD